A stretch of Candidatus Abawacabacteria bacterium DNA encodes these proteins:
- a CDS encoding S-layer homology domain-containing protein has protein sequence MKKLISLIGIIISFFWVTPNSFAIFSDISATDPDIEAYNFVQVENIMTGSEDGNFHPELTLTRCELIKIALIASEVSVGSQVSSAFPDIPASHWCNPYAKVARDQGVINGYGDGTFQPNRKVTQIEALKILINSAMVTLPNVTSPKYADVRITDWWAPYIHYAQDTLYSDNPIYLREANTYGVNSEMLRAETAYLVWKLFSSPQSPMVSYPQIIGDTDCNNQSRLALDLLRTLSPSHFSFVRRYIGIIECVPTGSGMYVEESPPRYQAGQATRDAGTIWYASTMVHDACHSQQYQSYLQAHPSSTVPREVHFGREPEIECNTIQIAALRNLRASTETINYVQNNIDSEYWNNSERNW, from the coding sequence ATGAAGAAGCTAATATCTCTCATAGGCATAATAATTTCGTTTTTTTGGGTGACTCCAAATAGTTTTGCCATTTTTTCAGATATCTCTGCAACGGACCCTGATATTGAAGCCTATAATTTTGTTCAAGTAGAAAATATTATGACGGGTAGTGAGGATGGTAACTTTCATCCGGAGCTTACCCTTACTCGATGTGAGTTAATAAAAATTGCTCTGATAGCCTCAGAGGTTTCAGTTGGTTCTCAGGTGAGCAGTGCTTTTCCTGATATCCCAGCTAGTCATTGGTGTAATCCCTATGCCAAAGTAGCTCGTGATCAAGGAGTCATTAATGGATATGGTGATGGGACATTCCAACCTAATCGCAAGGTAACTCAAATCGAAGCTCTAAAGATTTTGATCAATAGTGCTATGGTTACATTACCGAATGTCACTAGCCCAAAATATGCTGATGTCAGAATAACTGATTGGTGGGCTCCCTATATTCACTACGCTCAAGATACTTTATATAGTGATAATCCTATTTATCTGCGCGAGGCAAATACTTATGGTGTGAACTCAGAAATGCTAAGAGCGGAAACTGCTTATCTGGTATGGAAATTATTTAGTTCCCCACAAAGTCCCATGGTAAGTTATCCCCAAATTATTGGTGATACAGATTGTAACAATCAAAGTAGGCTGGCTTTGGATTTATTGAGGACATTATCACCCTCACACTTTAGTTTTGTGAGAAGATATATAGGAATTATTGAATGTGTTCCAACTGGATCTGGTATGTATGTAGAAGAAAGTCCGCCGAGATATCAGGCTGGTCAGGCGACTAGAGATGCTGGGACCATTTGGTATGCAAGTACCATGGTCCATGATGCTTGCCATTCACAACAGTATCAATCTTATTTACAGGCTCATCCGTCATCTACAGTTCCCCGAGAAGTGCACTTTGGCAGAGAGCCAGAAATTGAATGCAACACCATTCAAATAGCTGCTCTACGAAATCTAAGAGCAAGTACAGAAACGATAAATTACGTACAAAATAATATTGATTCCGAATATTGGAATAACTCAGAGAGAAATTGGTAG
- a CDS encoding alpha/beta hydrolase — MQVNSYNCIIIHGCPSDKEKAMNPETRTYDKHWIPWTKRQLTALGIPTETPLMPNPWSPDYDEFKKVFEQISISENTILIGHSCGCTFLVRWLGETKRSIKKLILVAPWKIRPESDPLEIAFYTHPIDQSISSRVTNIIMFTADNEAEDGKKGLTMFHQILGGEVINLVGKGHYTLTDMGTEVFPELCRRESLKATL, encoded by the coding sequence ATGCAAGTAAATTCCTATAATTGCATTATTATTCATGGCTGTCCTTCTGATAAAGAAAAGGCTATGAATCCTGAAACTAGAACCTACGATAAACATTGGATTCCATGGACTAAACGGCAACTCACGGCTCTTGGCATTCCAACAGAGACGCCATTGATGCCTAACCCTTGGAGCCCTGATTATGATGAATTCAAAAAAGTCTTTGAACAAATATCTATTTCAGAAAACACAATCCTTATAGGCCACAGTTGTGGTTGTACTTTTTTAGTTCGTTGGCTGGGAGAAACAAAAAGATCTATTAAAAAGCTTATTCTTGTTGCTCCATGGAAAATTCGTCCAGAAAGTGATCCCCTTGAAATAGCCTTTTATACTCATCCCATTGATCAAAGCATTTCTAGTAGAGTGACGAATATTATTATGTTCACAGCTGACAACGAAGCAGAAGATGGAAAGAAAGGGCTTACTATGTTTCATCAAATATTAGGAGGAGAAGTTATTAATTTAGTAGGAAAAGGACATTATACGTTAACAGATATGGGAACAGAGGTATTCCCAGAGCTGTGCAGGAGAGAATCATTAAAGGCTACACTGTAG